GCGCAGGCCACAGGCGAGGAACTAGCAGACGCCATTGCCCAGGCAGTTGACGCCTCACCGGATGATTTCCGTCGCATGTGCGAGCAGGCTGTACTCACCTGGGATGAGGAGTTCAACGCCGAACGACAGTACCGCGGGATGGCGAGGCGGCTGGTGGAGCTGGCCGAAGGACTCCGGCAGGGGGCGGCGGCATGAGCGCGAACAGGACCGGACCGTGGATGGTCTTCCACGCCCCATACCCGCTGGACTCGAATCCGACCTCAGCGTCCCGTCTGCGTCCGCTGCGAATGAGGGAGGCGTTTGCGCAGGTCGGCTACAGGGTGTTCGACCTTTCTGGGTCGGTGCGACGCCGAAGCGAGGCTTTCGCAGCTCTGCGCGCGCGAATCGCCGGAGGTGATCGCCCAGCCTTCCTGTACAGTGAAAACTCCACTCAGCCCAACGTGTTGGCCACCAGTGTGCGCACCGGGATCGCTCCACTGCTTGACTACCGCATCATGCGAGCCATGCGCCGTGCCGCAGTGCCTGTAGGCGTGTTCTATCGCGATGCGTACTGGCGCGTTTCCGTGGACGAGTCGGCAACGTTCTACACTCGCGTCGCAAATAGTTTTCAGTGTGCCGATCTGCTGGGGTATAGGCGCAACCGGGTGCACTTCTTTTTGCCTTCGTCGCCCATGTCCAATTTGGTAGGGCTGGGTCGTATGGATTCTTTCTCCGCGCTTCCGCCCGCCGGTGATCCCGCGCACGTGCGTGCATTACCTGACGATATGGGTGGGTTGCGGTTGGTGTATGTGGGTGGGTTAGGTGCCCATTATGATCTTCGAGACTTCTTTTGTGCTCTTACTATGGTTCAGGGGGTGCAGTTAGATCTGGTTGTGCGCGAGTCGCAGTGGCGAGATGCACTGAGATGCACCCCTGCTTTAAATGACGGTGCAATAAATGCGTATCATCTGTCCTCCTCCGAGCTTGATTCGGTCTATGGTCGGGCGCACGTCGGTGTCCTGGCTGTAAAGCCTTCCGAATATCGCGATATCGCAGTCCCTGTCAAGCTATTCGAGTACCTGTCGTATGGTAGGCCGGTGATCGCTACGAGAGGCACCGAAGCAGGCAGAATTATTGAGGCAAATGGTGCTGGATGGGTTGTCGATTATCGACGGGAGGCCATCGCTGCCCTGCTAAGGCGGTTGCAGGAAGAGCCTCGCGAGATCGAGGAGCGCGCGGCGGCGGCACGCGCAGCCGCCAGAGTCAACACCTGGGCCGATCGGGCCCGCGAGGCGGCCAGAACTTTGGCTCCACATAGTCTCAAGGACCCTTCCTGAGCCGATCGGTCACAGATCCGCCTGGCCTTATCCCGAGAGTGAGTTATACATGCCAGTCCTTCTGCCGTGGCTGCACAATGCAGGCTACCTCCTAGGCCTCATCGGGTTGGTGTTTGTGCCGGGCTGGGCGGTGCTGCACACTCTGGGATATCGCGGCGTGCTCCCGGTAGCAGCAGCCCCGCCGGTGACCTTCGCCGGGATTGCCCTGCTCGGCCAGGTATATTCCTGGATGGGAGTGCGCTACACGATCATCACCCTGGCGATAGGTCTGGTTCTGTTCGTGCTTGTTGTCTCGTTGGCGGCGCGGCTAGTCCTGGGTGGTCTCCCCGCGGTTTTGCCGGAGGAGCTTTCTCGGCGAAGGCGTGGTACGGCAAGTATGGCGCTGCTAGTGGCGACCGCCACAGGGGTTCTTATTGCTGTGCCCATACTTAGCCAGTGGGATCCGGAACTGCCGGCTCAGCAGATAGACTCGGTGTTCCACTACAACCTTGCCTGGGTCATTACTCAGACCGGTGATGCCTCCCTGCTAACCGGCGCCTCCTGGTCTTTCTCCCTGCGTGCGATTCCCGCGTACTACCCCTTGGTCTGGCATGCCATTGTCGCCGCCGTCGCCGGTCCCACGCAGGTGGTGGCAGTGACCAATGCGTTGGTCGCCATCACTCCCGGTATATGGGCGCTCGGTATAGCCGCCCTCGCCTTGGAGGCCTTTCCCACCTCTAGGTGGGCTCCGGTAATCGCGCCACTGACGGTGGCTTTACTTCCGGCCTTCCCGGTCTACATGCTCGCTTATCGGCAGCTGTGGCCCAACGCTTTGGGATATGCGGTCCTTCCTGCCATGCTCGCGTTGCTGTGTCGGGCAATGCGCATGCTCCGCCTCACCGGCATGGCGGGAAGGCGTCGTGCCGTCATCGCCCTTCTAGCTTTCGTCATCGCCCTGGGCGGAGCGATTGCCACGTATCCTTCCGCCGTCTTTTCGGTCATGCTAACCGGTATTCCGCTCCTGTATGGCATAATGGAGGTAGCTACCGGTTTCATATCCCGTCGTCTTGGAAGACGACGGGGGACGGTGCTTCTGCTCGCCTTTGGCGTGTTTGTGGTTATGCTGGTGATAGGGGTGTTGATACTCGAGCCCGGTGTAATGGCGCGGCTTGGTCGTGAGGGGTACGCCGGTGTCTCCAACCTGCCCCGGCGTCTACAGGCGCTGATCACGTTATGGCCGTTGGGCAGTGGCTACCTGGGGTATCGCCTAGCGCTTGTACTACAGCTACTGTTGACTGCCACGGGGTTGGTAATCGCAGCGCGCCGCAGAGAGTGGCGATGGATCGCCTGGGCATGGCTGTTGCCAATGGTACTGCTGGTTGCCGCCTACCTACCGCTCGGTCCGTTGACTGCGCTCACGGGGCTTTGGTACAACGATCCATACCGCATCATCCCTCTGGTCATGCCGGCGATTTCCCTGCTGGCGGTGGTAGCTGTCGAGACTTTCGCGAGTACCGTAGCCCTACATGCGTCTGCCGTCCGCCGCCAGGCGGCCGCGGAAATTACTGCCGCGGCCTGTGCGACGATTCTTCTGGTGGGAGGCATCGGGGCTGATGCGGCGCGTCGGAGCGTGAGCGAGAGCTCTTACGAGGCCGGTAGTAACGCCTTGGTGCGCACCTTGAGCGCCGACGAGGTACGGATGACTCGGTCGTTGCGCGGCAGGACCGACGCTTCTCTGATGGTTCTTGGTGATCCAGCCGCCGGTGCTGCCTACGTTGAAGTTCTCGCAGGTTTGCGTTCGGTATTCCCCCATATAACCTTCCGCTCTCTGGATTGGGATGCTCAGTACCTGGCACGGCATTTCGCAGACATCCACGAGGATCCCGCTGTCTGCGAACTCATACGCCATTATCGAGTGGGCTACTACTACGCCGATGATTTGGGCACGGTCCCGGGGGTGGATATTGCGGAGCGCGCTCCCGGACTCTACGGGGTGGACACGTCCACCGGCTTCGAACTGGTGGCCGAAGGCGACACGGCATCAGTATGGCGTATCACCGCCTGCGGTGACCTGGATGCGTCCACTGCTCCTGAGCGTGACCCCTGGGGCCTCAAGATCCCATACGAGCCGGTTTACGGTCCCGATGGCGAGGTGAACGTTTTCGACGACAAGGGCGTGCTGGTTCTTGATCCTTAAATCATTGAGCCTTTCTCATCAGGGGAGGTTGTTGTTCTGAGGATGACTTGGGCGGTGGCGGTGATTTTGGTGATGGTGGATGGGTCGAGGGTGACTGGTTTGAGGGCTTTGAAGCCCTTGAGGAGGGCGTTGGCTGTTTCGGCGGGGGCTTGCAGGTGGGCTTTGACTTGGTTGTAGGAGCGTGTCCCGGTGTCGGGTTTGGAGCCCTTGATGGGCACCTTGATGCCGATGCCTGCGCCTACGTAGCCTTTGTCCGCCAGTGTGGGCGTCCCGTCGGCGGCTACCGGGTGCAGGGCTGGCAGCATATGGGTACGGGCGGCCTTGATGTCGTGGACCGAGCCGGGCTCGACCGGCGAGGTCCACACCGGATAGCCGGTTGAGTCGGTAAGCACTTGGATGTTCCCGCGTGAGGCGCCTTGTGCTTGCCCGAGTACCACAGGTGGTATCCGGTGTCGGGGTCACGCTCGGCGACCCGGTCGGTGCGGATCAAGGTGCCGGCCACGTCGGCTGCGTGGATCAGCCAGCGAAGCAACATGACAGCCTGTACCCAGCTGGTGGCGGCCCGCTGAATCGTCCCGGGTTTGATGGAGGCAGTGAATACACGGAAGGATCACTGCCGGGAGTGCTCAGAGGAAGTATCCCGAGGAGTTGCGGGAGCGGGCTACCAGGTTGGGGTGTGGAGGCCCGTAGGGACCCCGAGCGGTCTAAGGGGGCGATCAGGAGGATCGCCGAGGAGCTGGGCGTCCATCCGGAGGCGTTGCGTACCTGGGTGATAGAGGGGCCGAGGTCGACGCGGGCGCCCGGCCGGGGACCACCAGTCAGGATGCTGAGCGGATCAGGCAGCTGGAGGCCGAGAACCGTGAGCTGCGGCGGGCGAACGCGATCTTGAGGAGTGCGTCGGCATTTTTCGCGGCGGAGCCAGGCCGCCCGTCCCGCTGATCTGTGAGTACATCGACTCCCGCAGGGAGGAGATGCGGGGCCTGTGCCGATCTGTCAGGCGCTGACCAGCGCCGGTGTCAAGATCGCCCCGAGCACCTACTTGCGCAGCCAGGAGTCGTCCCCCATCGGCAAGGAGTAGACGCGATGAGGCTCTGAAGGCCGAGAACCGGGCGGGTTCATGAGAACAACTACTGCGTACTGGGCGCAAGGAAGATGCACGCCATGCTCAATAGACTTGACGCTGCACATGGTTTGGGGCATGTGGCCCGCTGTACGGTGGAGCGTCTGATGCGGGCCATGGGCCTGCACGGCCACCGGCCGCGCCAAATCACCGCGTACCACGCGCAGCGCTCCTAAGGAGCAGTGCCCGGCGGACCTGGCGGGCAGGCACTTCAGCGCGTTCAGGCCCAACGAGTTGTGGGTCGCTGACATTCCCCCACTACGTGGGAGGTACCCCCACCTACGTGCGCACCCTGTCCGGCTGGGTGTATGTGGCCTTTGTCACCGACGTGTACTCGCGTCGGATCGTCGGCTGGCAGACCTCAACGAGCTTGTACACCGACCTGGCCCAGGGGCGCCTTGAAGATGGGTATCTGGCAGCGCCAGCGCGAGGGCGCGGATCTGAAGGGCCTGATTCACCACTCCGACCGCGGGGTCCAGTACCGGGCAATCCGCTACGGGCAGGCCCCCTCCGACTGTGATGCTGTGGCCTCGGTGGGCACCCGAGGGCGACTTCCTTTCGGCTTCGCTCTGGCCGAGGCCCTGATACTGGCTGTACAAGGCGGAACTGATCCTTGGGCCGCCATTACCTCGACGACCACGGGCCCTGGCAGGGCATCGACGATGCCCGTGTTCGCTACCGCCCAGTGGGCGCAACTGGTCGGGCAACACCCGGCCTCACTGCGCCACAGGCATGCACGCTCCGATCGAGCACGAGCAGGCCTACACCCCACCAGACGACACCGACACCATCGCCGAGCCCGAGCCCGAGGCAGAGGCCGAGTGATTTGCTTCAGCGTTCGTGTCCGGTTTTGGGCTGAGGATCAGACCGCATGGGTAGGGTCTTGGTGACACCTTGAGGAGGGTGGGCGATGAGCAGTGATGCTGACACGACGAGGGGTTGGGGGCGTCGGGCCAAGGTGTTGGTGTCGCCTTGGCAGAAGTATGAGATCTACGTAAGGCTGATGCGAGAGGAGGTCACGGTGGGGGCGGCTGCGACCGAGGCCGGAGTGGACCGCTCCACGATCGTGAGGCTGCGGCAGGTCGCCAGGCAAGGCGCCTTGGACGCGCCTGCGGCCTCGGGGTGCGGGTTCGTCTGGCAAGTCGGCTCGTGATGTCGAGCTTGAGCAGGCCAGGGCCGAGATCGACCGCTTGACCCGTACGGTGACGGAGCAGGCGGTGAAGTTGGTGGTGCTGGAGAAAAAAGGGGGCTCGGTCTGATGCCCGGTGCCCCGGTCCCCGCCCGGGTGGATGCGCCCGTCAAACAGGGGCTTTTGGAGCTGGTGGACTACGCCACCGGTCAGGGCTGGACCGTGGCTAAGGCCTGTGAGGTCCTGGGACTGGCCGAGCGACGCTACCGGCGCCGGGGCACGGCGCCAGAACGGGGTAGGACTGGCCGACGCCCGGCCTGGCGCCGCTGTCAATGCCCTGATGCCGTGCGAGATCGAGGCGATTGTGGACGCCTTCGAGACTTTCGGTGAGAAGGACTTCTCTCACCGTCGCCTGGCTCACCGAGGCTCCTACAACGGGTTGTTCTGGGCGTCGGCCTCCACCGTCCGCAGGGTCCTGAATGACCACGAGCTTCGGTTCAGGCATCCCGCCCGGCCAGCGCGCTCCAAGCGTCGTCCGTTCCCCGACTGGGCGACGTACAAGCCCAACTCGATCTGGATCTACGACTCCACTCACTTCACCGCCTGCGGCATGACTGTGCTGATCATCGAGGATCTGGTCTCACGCAAGTGGATCACCCATGTGGTCTCCAGCGAGGAGACCCACCACCAGGTCCGCCTCGCCTTCGAGCAGGCCCTGGACGCCGAAGGCCTGCTCGAGGCCGCCCTGGAACGAGCCCAGGCCCTGAAGCGCCAGCTGACGCTTGACGGAGACGATGAACTGACCCCGATCCTGTTGGCGGTGTCCGACAACGGCTCCCAGATGATTGCTGCCAACACCCGCAGGTTCATGGCCATGGTCGCCATCGCCCAGCACTCCCGCCACGCCCGGCGACACGCGGCCGACCAGGCCCGGGGTCGAGTCCCCGGGCGGAACACTCAAGGCGCCAGTGGCCTCACCTGCTGGCAATCACCGATCCCGCTGTCCTGAGGGCCGAACTCGACTGTGTGCGCACCGAGTACAACAACCCGACGCTTGCACTCCGCAAGCCGGCTACGTCACACCCCTGGACGAGCACACCGGGCGCGGGCCGGCCATCCGCAAGGCCCGCCAGGAAGGCCTGAAACGGGCCGCTCAGCAGCGCCTTGCCTACA
This genomic stretch from Actinomyces qiguomingii harbors:
- a CDS encoding glycosyltransferase, whose product is MLATSVRTGIAPLLDYRIMRAMRRAAVPVGVFYRDAYWRVSVDESATFYTRVANSFQCADLLGYRRNRVHFFLPSSPMSNLVGLGRMDSFSALPPAGDPAHVRALPDDMGGLRLVYVGGLGAHYDLRDFFCALTMVQGVQLDLVVRESQWRDALRCTPALNDGAINAYHLSSSELDSVYGRAHVGVLAVKPSEYRDIAVPVKLFEYLSYGRPVIATRGTEAGRIIEANGAGWVVDYRREAIAALLRRLQEEPREIEERAAAARAAARVNTWADRAREAARTLAPHSLKDPS
- a CDS encoding DUF6541 family protein, translated to MPVLLPWLHNAGYLLGLIGLVFVPGWAVLHTLGYRGVLPVAAAPPVTFAGIALLGQVYSWMGVRYTIITLAIGLVLFVLVVSLAARLVLGGLPAVLPEELSRRRRGTASMALLVATATGVLIAVPILSQWDPELPAQQIDSVFHYNLAWVITQTGDASLLTGASWSFSLRAIPAYYPLVWHAIVAAVAGPTQVVAVTNALVAITPGIWALGIAALALEAFPTSRWAPVIAPLTVALLPAFPVYMLAYRQLWPNALGYAVLPAMLALLCRAMRMLRLTGMAGRRRAVIALLAFVIALGGAIATYPSAVFSVMLTGIPLLYGIMEVATGFISRRLGRRRGTVLLLAFGVFVVMLVIGVLILEPGVMARLGREGYAGVSNLPRRLQALITLWPLGSGYLGYRLALVLQLLLTATGLVIAARRREWRWIAWAWLLPMVLLVAAYLPLGPLTALTGLWYNDPYRIIPLVMPAISLLAVVAVETFASTVALHASAVRRQAAAEITAAACATILLVGGIGADAARRSVSESSYEAGSNALVRTLSADEVRMTRSLRGRTDASLMVLGDPAAGAAYVEVLAGLRSVFPHITFRSLDWDAQYLARHFADIHEDPAVCELIRHYRVGYYYADDLGTVPGVDIAERAPGLYGVDTSTGFELVAEGDTASVWRITACGDLDASTAPERDPWGLKIPYEPVYGPDGEVNVFDDKGVLVLDP